Proteins encoded together in one Penicillium digitatum chromosome 1, complete sequence window:
- a CDS encoding Phosphate transporter yields MGKFHARLYKTDRARDFDHEQDRYVRTRQIYETIDRQGFQWIVVLVAGLGFFLDGYTLFASNMAFPMISYVYWKDDTSSLRLTCINIATLAGTLLGQVTFGFLADKNGRKKMYGVELVLLITATLGVVMSSTGMNGSMNVFAWLIWWRICVGFGVGADYPLSAVITSEFAPTKHRARMMATVFFMQPLGQIAGNIVSLIVIAIARGNSSPGEDITRTVDIMWRWVIAIGVVPGAIATFFRFAIPESPRYLVDIVDDPVTAEFDATTLFSDTPGMIDAVSWGTTATCSAGSAIQLPPISSIASHSTFDNDDDDEYTRLPPATLNSHWRLARTDIVRYFWIEGNWRSLAGCSLAWLLLDFGFYGIGLSSPQFLAKTWGQLHLSAPAPTWMTDDTPNANIYTMFMETSMRGLIILNIGSFVGGILLIIFAHKLDRVALQKYMFLGLAALFIALGTMFVCLYSRPPAVVTLYIIGQIMFNFGPNATTYMIPAEIFPTRYRATCHGISAGAGKLGSILVQIFSTYYHFGAGPGNTSTRKHGIVLLVFSACMVIGAAVTHLWIPPVQQKQNGRTKLWGGKPETLESMSLGRMGRKSRDAECRKRKSRHRALSMSA; encoded by the exons ATGGGTAAATTTCATGCCCGGTTGTATAAGACTGACCGTGCGCGTGACTTCGACCATGAACAG GATCGATATGTCCGCACACGACAAATATATGAGACCATCGACAGACAAGGCTTTCAATGGATTGTCGTGCTGGTCGCTGGTCTTGGGTTCTTCCTTGATGGTTACACG CTATTTGCCAGTAACATGGCCTTTCCGATGATCTCCTATGTGTACTGGAAAGATGATACTTCCTCGTTACGACTCACATGCATCAACATCGCAACACTTGCGGGAACCCTGCTGGGGCAAGTGACATTTGGATTTCTAGCCGATAAGAATGGGCGGAAAAAGATGTACGGAGTTGAATTGGTACTCCTTATTACGGCCACTCTCGGTGTGGTCATGTCCTCGACCGGCATGAACGGCAGCATGAACGTCTTTGCATGGCTTATTTGGTGGAGAATCTGTGTCGGTTTTGGAGTCGGCGCAGATTATCCACTCAGTGCAGTGATAACATCCGA ATTTGCCCCTACTAAACATCGCGCCCGCATGATGGCCACCGTCTTCTTCATGCAACCACTCGGTCAGATCGCAGGTAACATTGTCTCATTGATTGTGATCGCAATAGCCCGTGGTAATAGCAGCCCCGGTGAAGATATCACCCGCACGGTTGATATAATGTGGCGCTGGGTGATCGCCATCGGAGTTGTGCCCGGTGCAATCGCGACTTTTTTCCGGTTCGCCATCCCAGAGAGCCCTCGCTACCTAGTCGACATCGTGGACGATCCCGTCACCGCAGAGTTTGATGCGACCACACTTTTCAGTGACACGCCTGGTATGATTGATGCAGTGAGCTGGGGAACCACTGCTACATGCAGCGCTGGTAGCGCAATTCAACTACCCCCAATCTCATCCATTGCTAGCCATTCGACCTTCGAtaatgatgacgatgatgaataCACCCGCCTGCCCCCCGCTACCCTCAACTCTCACTGGCGGTTGGCACGTACCGATATCGTGCGGTACTTCTGGATAGAAGGAAACTGGCGCAGCTTGGCTGGTTGCTCTCTCGCATGGCTCCTCCTTGACTTTGGTTTCTACGGTATCGGTTTATCGAGCCCTCAATTCCTGGCCAAAACTTGGGGCCAACTCCATCTCTCCGCGCCAGCACCGACCTGGATGACCGACGATACACCCAATGCCAACATCTACACCATGTTCATGGAAACCTCTATGCGTGGGCTGATTATCCTCAATATCGGAAGTTTTGTTGGCGGCATACTGCTCATTATCTTTGCCCATAAGCTGGACCGCGTTGCGTTGCAGAAGTACATGTTCCTCGGACTAGCGGCTCTGTTCATCGCCCTGGGCACCATGTTCGTCTGTCTTTACTCCCGCCCTCCTGCTGTGGTGACATTGTATATTATTGGCCAAATCATGTTCAACTTTG GCCCCAATGCAACAACCTATATGATCCCCGCCGAGATCTTCCCAACCCGATACCGTGCAACATGTCACGGCATCAGTGCTGGAGCCGGAAAACTGGGCTCAATTCTCGTACAAATCTTCTCAACATACTATCACTTTGGTGCAGGCCCGGGCAACACATCGACCCGCAAGCACGGCATTGTTCTCCTTGTTTTCAGCGCCTGCATGGTCATTGGAGCAGCAGTCACCCACTTGTGGATTCCGCCTGTTCAACAAAAGCAGAATGGCAGAACTAAGCTGTGGGGTGGTAAGCCCGAGACGCTTGAAAGCATGTCTCTTGGCCGAATGGGCCGCAAGAGTCGAGATGCCGAATGTCGGAAACGGAAATCACGGCATCGAGCGCTTTCAATGAGTGCCTAG
- a CDS encoding Major facilitator superfamily domain, general substrate transporter encodes MNSSSSRDFQEWVDRRQSSQSASTVSSASTSILFPSPATSPGSSSRKHSWQLYDDVVRLELTPSVQISFVKNGQLFKLKYKFIDICKDSTGALRCLELGGGLGQQTPFVHGFANTKLPVPHLEHPKSGEDFPLRVSFMDQQTVQSASTIFMTQLSYKFDHWDDCVRFQELLLGSKLVFIGGMAEAKSKGRGEECISQNLRILRGPNGRQVMLFFANSQRRELKRYISIPLNCIASIKPPKKAGRPALLDLNPNFEILSQMRNLTIQFLDDDDCAAFCQMLSYDLTIG; translated from the exons ATGaactcttcctcttctcgaGATTTCCAGGAGTGGGTAGATCGACGCCAAAGCAGTCAATCTGCCTCCACCGTGTCGTCCGCGTCAACAAGTATCCTCTTCCCGAGCCCTGCGACATCTCCAGGGTCCAGCTCAAGGAAGCATTCCTGGCAGCTCTACGACGATGTCGTGCGGCTCGAGCTGACTCCTTCTGTGCAGAT ATCCTTTGTCAAAAATGGCCAGCTATTCAAGCTGAAATACAAATTCATTGACATCTGCAAAGACTCAACGGGCGCATTGAGGTGTCTCGAACTAGGGGGAGGACTAGGCCAGCAAACACCTTTTGTCCATGGTT TTGCCAATACAAAACTCCCAGTCCCTCACCTAGAGCATCCAAAATCAGGCGAAGATTTCCCTCTTCGCGTATCTTTTATGGACCAGCAAACTGTTCAATCCGCAAGCACGATCTTTATGACGCAACTATCATATAAATTTGATCATTGGGATG ATTGTGTACGATTTCAAGAATTGCTGCTCGGCTCCAAGTTGGTGTTTATTGGGGGGATGGCGGAGGCCAAGTCCAAAGGCCGGGGTGAAGAGTGCATCAGCCAAAATCTTCGCATCCTCCGCGGGCCCAACGGGAGACAGGTAATGTTGTTCTTTGCCAACTCGCAACGACGGGAGCTCAAACGATACATTTCCATTCCCT TAAATTGCATCGCTTCCATTAAACCCCCCAAGAAGGCCGGGCGGCCAGCCCTACTTGATCTGAATCCGAACTTCGAGATCCTATCTCAAATGAGAAATCTTACGATTCAGTTCCTTGACGATGATG ACTGCGCAGCATTTTGTCAGATGTTGTCATACGACCTGACGATTGGATGA
- a CDS encoding carbon-nitrogen hydrolase translates to MDKVFSHDYDPVPKGDADGDSDATITNRPSRRSFQQFLKRNLATITITGLLMVLLLLVVAVITAITVNPFHKVLVVKGPSSDSFAYPESLKGQRQCLPPAPRVRYSCGNSTKEAEALGCAYDPLAGCWLHKECPHDFTHEFAHFNHGKPFVYFYDEAATKQMKDYTELGNNPDFYWTAVREHLVHCLYLLRRGHDVHMRGARLDNMLGDLEHVDHCTNMLANWLRRPDPALEEIGTQGQTHCFMSCA, encoded by the coding sequence ATGGACAAGGTCTTCTCTCACGACTACGACCCGGTCCCCAAAGGGGATGCCGATGGCGACAGCGATGCCACCATCACAAACAGACCGTCCCGCCGGAGCTTCCAGCAATTTCTGAAACGAAACCTCGCTACAATCACCATCACCGGTCTACTCATGGTCCTACTACTCCTAGTAGTTGCCGTAATCACAGCCATCACCGTGAATCCCTTCCACAAGGTACTTGTCGTAAAAGGGCCATCCTCTGACTCCTTCGCATATCCCGAGTCCCTCAAAGGCCAACGACAATGCCTACCACCAGCTCCACGAGTAAGATACTCGTGCGGAAACTCAACCAAGGAAGCCGAAGCCCTCGGCTGCGCCTACGATCCTCTTGCTGGCTGCTGGCTGCACAAGGAATGTCCGCATGACTTCACGCACGAGTTTGCGCATTTTAATCATGGCAAGCCGTTTGTCTATTTCTATGATGAGGCTGCTACAAAGCAGATGAAGGACTACACTGAACTCGGAAATAACCCGGACTTCTATTGGACTGCTGTCCGTGAGCATCTGGTCCACTGTCTGTATCTCCTTCGACGAGGTCATGATGTCCACATGCGTGGTGCTCGCCTGGATAACATGCTCGGGGATCTGGAGCATGTTGATCATTGTACCAATATGCTAGCTAACTGGCTGCGGAGACCGGATCCAGCGTTGGAAGAGATAGGTACGCAGGGGCAGACTCATTGCTTTATGTCCTGCGCTTGA
- a CDS encoding putative class I alpha-mannosidase produces the protein MSRTRRQVLGACLGAFLVLLLYRYHRKNYGNPLLAPPHDAHKVTLNVEINPKFPWRTLPVRYPVAEVQPLPTLPQNLPKVQPTDFKSSRLDLDRQTSRQLAVKEAFEKCWKSYQSLAWGADELSPLSGSSKNELGGWGATLIDNLDTLWIMGMHDEFKKAVAAVTRIKFEDTPSPEINTHDVNIHLLGGLLAAFDLSTDRKLLVKSIDLADMLYAAFDTPNRMPIIHWNAHKAARKEEQIAEESVLSAELGSFTVEFTRLSQITGDPKYFDAAQRVMELFDKQQDATKLAGLWPVSVNAKEELFDDDTFTLGAEASSFYTSLPRVYALLGGQVPMYRNMYENATLTAAGQNLFRPMNPEGKDVLMSGTVRVAMTDSGNSQLYLESKMQYRSCFAGGMFALGGALLNIPAHQEIAHKLVDGCIWGHQVVPLGIMPETFDVVPCASQTSCPWSELLWKQEVWKKANSLQPEPNPNLDVDTFIEDHHLPKGLLGIPDTAYNLRPEAIESMFTLYRISGREDLLDTAWDMFQAMQSATQTKNGNAAIVAVTDEGSELTLKDSMDSMWMSQTLKYFYLMFSSPDLISLDEFVFNAGGHPLKRPEVSR, from the coding sequence ATGAGTCGTACTCGACGTCAGGTCCTAGGCGCTTGCCTTGGGGCTTTTCTAGTGCTCCTACTTTACCGCTATCATCGCAAAAACTACGGGAACCCTCTCTTGGCCCCTCCACACGATGCACATAAAGTCACTCTGAATGTTGAAATTAACCCAAAATTTCCATGGAGAACACTACCCGTGCGATATCCAGTCGCCGAAGTCCAGCCACTACCTACATTGCCTCAGAACCTGCCCAAGGTCCAACCCACGGATTTCAAATCATCTCGTCTCGATTTGGACCGCCAAACTAGCAGACAGTTGGCCGTGAAAGAAGCCTTTGAAAAATGTTGGAAGTCATACCAGTCGCTTGCGTGGGGGGCAGATGAGCTTTCGCCTCTCAGTGGTAGTTCTAAAAATGAGTTGGGGGGATGGGGTGCTACGCTAATTGACAACCTTGACACTCTGTGGATTATGGGGATGCACGACGAGTTCAAGAAGGCCGTGGCGGCAGTCACTCGTATAAAGTTCGAAGATACACCGTCGCCCGAAATCAATACTCATGATGTCAACATCCATTTGCTTGGAGGCCTGTTGGCCGCATTTGATCTCAGTACGGATCGGAAATTGCTGGTAAAATCCATCGACTTGGCCGATATGCTTTACGCCGCCTTTGATACCCCGAACAGAATGCCCATCATACATTGGAACGCACATAAAGCTGCCCGCAAAGAAGAGCAGATTGCAGAGGAAAGCGTACTCAGTGCAGAACTAGGCTCATTCACAGTGGAATTCACAAGGCTATCTCAGATCACAGGTGACCCAAAATATTTCGACGCAGCTCAACGAGTCATGGAACTGTTTGACAAGCAACAGGACGCCACCAAACTCGCAGGCTTGTGGCCTGTCTCCGTGAATGCCAAAGAAGAGCTTTTCGACGATGACACCTTCACCCTTGGCGCCGAAGCAAGCTCTTTCTACACGTCTCTACCTCGAGTATACGCTTTGCTAGGAGGCCAAGTGCCCATGTATCGCAATATGTACGAAAATGCTACACTCACGGCCGCAGGTCAAAATTTATTCCGACCAATGAACCCGGAGGGCAAGGACGTGCTCATGTCTGGCACCGTTCGAGTGGCCATGACAGATAGTGGGAATTCTCAACTATACCTAGAATCGAAAATGCAGTACCGATCTTGTTTTGCGGGGGGCATGTTTGCACTGGGAGGCGCACTGCTCAACATCCCCGCCCACCAAGAAATCGCCCACAAATTGGTCGATGGATGCATCTGGGGTCACCAAGTCGTACCACTGGGGATCATGCCCGAAACGTTTGATGTTGTTCCTTGTGCGTCGCAGACAAGCTGCCCATGGAGCGAGTTGCTTTGGAAGCAAGAGGTCTGGAAAAAGGCGAACAGCCTCCAGCCAGAACCAAATCCAAATCTTGACGTTGATACTTTCATTGAAGACCACCATCTGCCCAAGGGGCTCCTCGGGATCCCCGACACTGCTTATAACTTGCGCCCGGAAGCGATCGAGAGCATGTTTACTCTTTACCGCATCAGTGGACGCGAGGACCTACTCGACACAGCTTGGGATATGTTCCAGGCAATGCAAAGTGCGACGcagacaaagaatggcaatGCTGCTATTGTTGCTGTCACGGATGAGGGTAGTGAACTGACCCTCAAAGACTCGATGGACAGTATGTGGATGTCGCAGACACTCAAATACTTTTATCTCATGTTCAGCTCTCCAGACCTGATTAGCTTGGATGAGTTTGTTTTCAATGCTGGAGGGCACCCTCTGAAACGCCCCGAGGTATCACGATAA
- a CDS encoding Transferase family protein: MTTIESTRLRPANQLIPTSTPLSILDATVVRFSPTGAIWIFNRPAEIHQKTLTNHLRTSFLETLSKFPQWAGQLQWAPINPKGNHTERFNRPLIVYGTETDPGVEWTVVEQPIRADEIVPTAEERASSTTGSQPGAWVGDDFNQSLFLPSSPLALANLRDCAGLPGMQVQITLLQGGYVIGVQMAHCLADAQTLMVFMHLWAHHSKKQFGTQPESPLMGEPVFDPAMLDRCAAGDIDRPEPDQHIVDTARKLPLHRFSWWNSADEGCPEFSIPTTENSRPPPAEIDYRRVSPSEPAPWASWDFSKRVRYTQLHFTGAKLSKLQTVARETGCRSDISRLDALLAHLWIAITRARGQAASSRPTFMNLSLGTRPRVCPALPDTFIGSPLFLTHVGGAGSSVCRAVLGEAASRIRGTIKGFTADAVGAMLHDAAYEVSPQRLWQAFLGSEHTIVTSWLRLQLYEVDFVGGDKPRYVHAVLPKMDGCVQVMDSAVGEGGMDVALYLDEVATERLLDGVCS, encoded by the coding sequence ATGACAACGATCGAATCTACAAGGCTGCGACCAGCCAACCAGCTAATACCGACATCAACACCTCTGTCTATCCTCGACGCAACAGTCGTGCGCTTTTCTCCAACAGGAGCAATTTGGATTTTCAACCGACCTGCAGAGATACATCAGAAGACCCTGACCAACCACCTGCGAACTTCCTTCCTTGAAACCCTATCAAAATTCCCTCAATGGGCAGGCCAGCTTCAATGGGCACCCATCAACCCCAAAGGAAACCACACAGAACGGTTCAATCGTCCATTGATTGTATACGGAACTGAGACCGATCCGGGTGTTGAATGGACAGTAGTTGAACAACCCATCCGAGCAGACGAGATCGTCCCCACAGCGGAGGAACGGGCCTCGTCAACCACCGGCTCCCAACCGGGAGCATGGGTAGGCGATGACTTCAACCAAAGCCTCTTCCTACCATCCAGCCCACTGGCGTTAGCCAATCTGCGCGACTGTGCCGGTCTTCCAGGGATGCAAGTCCAAATCACTCTTCTCCAAGGGGGCTACGTCATCGGAGTCCAGATGGCGCATTGTCTCGCGGACGCACAGACTTTAATGGTCTTCATGCATCTCTGGGCACATCACAGCAAAAAGCAATTCGGAACTCAGCCCGAGTCCCCGCTCATGGGTGAGCCCGTGTTCGATCCTGCGATGCTGGACCGCTGCGCTGCGGGCGATATCGATCGCCCCGAGCCAGACCAACACATCGTGGACACTGCACGGAAATTGCCCTTGCATCGATTTAGCTGGTGGAACTCCGCCGACGAGGGCTGTCCGGAATTCTCAATCCCGACGACCGAGAACTCCAGGCCGCCGCCCGCAGAGATCGATTACCGACGAGTCTCGCCCTCGGAGCCAGCGCCCTGGGCCTCGTGGGATTTCTCGAAAAGGGTCAGGTATACGCAGTTGCACTTCACAGGTGCAAAGCTAAGCAAACTACAGACTGTGGCCCGAGAGACAGGGTGTCGAAGTGATATCTCTAGACTGGATGCTCTCCTCGCACACTTGTGGATAGCTATTACGCGAGCGCGCGGACAGGCCGCCTCTTCAAGACCCACATTTATGAATTTGAGCCTCGGCACACGACCTCGTGTCTGCCCCGCTCTTCCTGATACGTTTATCGGATCGCCCCTCTTCCTGACTCATGTTGGTGGGGCCGGCTCTTCGGTGTGTCGGGCAGTGTTAGGCGAGGCAGCTAGTCGGATCCGAGGGACAATTAAGGGGTTTACGGCCGATGCTGTGGGTGCAATGTTGCATGATGCTGCGTATGAGGTGTCGCCGCAGCGGCTGTGGCAGGCCTTTTTAGGGTCCGAGCACACGATTGTCACCTCGTGGTTGCGGCTGCAGTTGTATGAGGTTGACTTTGTGGGTGGGGACAAGCCGCGTTACGTGCATGCTGTTTTGCCAAAAATGGATGGGTGTGTTCAGGTAATGGATAGTGCGgttggggagggggggatgGATGTTGCGCTTTATCTTGATGAGGTGGCTACGGAGCGGTTGCTTGATGGTGTCTGTTCTTGA
- a CDS encoding NADPH-dependent FMN reductase Lot6, putative produces the protein MPAKRVAIVTSSTRRPRLNPTITQYVYDVLTSDPTIPTNHNKTIDTDPRHITFEILDLAKQSLPLYDESVIPASLPAADPTPHYSKAHTRAWSAVVRQYDAFIFVTPQYNWSVPASLKNALDYLFFEWKGKPAGIVSYGGRGGGKAADHLRGILTGLRMRVVGTAPGLSVKFTGLPVGALSEEEEKVQLDERDLVGWREAGVEGMMQNLGMELVCELDK, from the coding sequence ATGCCCGCCAAACGGGTCGCGATAGTTACCAGCAGCACGCGCCGCCCGCGCCTTAACCCCACAATAACGCAGTACGTCTATGACGTCCTCACCTCCGACCCGACGATCCCAACAAACCACAACAAAACAATAGACACAGACCCGCGTCACATCACCTTTGAAATCCTCGACCTAGCAAAGCAATCCCTGCCCCTCTACGACGAATCCGTCATCCCCGCCAGTCTACCAGCAGCAGACCCTACCCCGCACTACAGCAAAGCACACACGCGGGCGTGGTCCGCCGTAGTGCGGCAGTACGATGCATTCATCTTCGTTACACCGCAGTATAACTGGAGTGTCCCGGCGAGTCTGAAGAATGCGCTTGATTATCTCTTCTTCGAGTGGAAAGGGAAGCCGGCGGGGATTGTTTCTTATGGTGGACGGGGTGGTGGGAAGGCGGCAGATCATCTGCGTGGTATTTTGACGGGATTGCGGATGAGGGTTGTTGGGACGGCGCCTGGACTGTCGGTGAAGTTTACTGGATTGCCTGTTGGGGCGTTGtcggaggaagaagagaaggtgCAGTTGGATGAGAGGGATCTTGTTGGGTGGAGGGAGGCTGGGGTTGAAGGGATGATGCAGAATTTGGGGATGGAATTGGTTTGTGAATTAGACAAGTAG